In Myxococcales bacterium, a single window of DNA contains:
- a CDS encoding SUMF1/EgtB/PvdO family nonheme iron enzyme → MRSPNANDRRRSQAGAAQVRPLGAALVVGLLGLPSFLVPEVAQGGRGACPSGMAHVPGVSGQLGFCIDKWEASLVEVDPRGRRTPHSPYELVKKGARVAAVSRPGIVPQAHISRNEAEAACAAAGKRLCAEDEWTRACEGRHPTRFPYGNDRHDGYCNDHGRAPLSVVFPSDGAAVYASSDKMNDPRLNQVPGSISKTGAHPRCKNAYGVFDMVGNLHEWVADPSGTFRGGYYLDTHKNGDGCRYRTSAHDATYRDYSTGFRCCADGR, encoded by the coding sequence GTGCGCTCTCCTAATGCGAACGACCGTCGACGCTCGCAGGCCGGAGCCGCCCAAGTGCGGCCGCTCGGCGCGGCCCTCGTCGTCGGGCTGCTGGGCCTCCCGAGCTTCCTCGTCCCCGAGGTCGCCCAGGGAGGGCGAGGCGCGTGCCCCTCGGGCATGGCGCACGTCCCGGGCGTCAGCGGCCAGCTTGGGTTCTGCATCGACAAATGGGAGGCCTCGCTGGTCGAGGTCGACCCGCGTGGCCGGCGCACGCCGCACTCTCCCTACGAGCTCGTGAAAAAGGGCGCGCGCGTGGCCGCGGTGTCCAGGCCAGGGATCGTGCCGCAAGCCCACATCAGCCGCAACGAGGCCGAGGCGGCCTGCGCGGCCGCAGGCAAGCGCCTCTGCGCCGAAGACGAGTGGACCCGGGCCTGCGAGGGGCGTCACCCCACGCGGTTCCCCTATGGCAACGATCGCCACGACGGCTACTGCAACGACCACGGCCGGGCGCCGCTCTCGGTCGTGTTCCCGAGTGACGGCGCGGCCGTGTACGCCTCCAGCGACAAGATGAACGATCCGCGGCTGAACCAGGTGCCGGGCTCGATCTCGAAGACCGGCGCGCACCCGCGGTGCAAGAACGCGTACGGAGTGTTCGACATGGTAGGCAACCTGCACGAGTGGGTCGCCGATCCAAGCGGCACGTTCCGCGGCGGCTACTACCTGGACACCCACAAGAACGGCGACGGCTGCCGCTATCGGACGAGCGCCCACGACGCCACGTACCGCGACTACTCCACGGGCTTTCGCTGCTGCGCCGACGGGCGCTGA